From the Saccharomonospora marina XMU15 genome, the window TCGCAGCCGGTGAGCCGTGCGGTGACGAAGAGTTCATCATGTGGCCGCTTCGCGCTCGGCCAACCCGAAGACCCGCTCCGCGTTTCGGCGGACGGCCTCCGCGACCACGTCGACCGGCTGGCCGCGCAGTTCGGCGAGGCCGCGAACCGTGTAGGCGGCGCAGTACGGCTCGTTGGGCCTGCCCCGGAACGGGTGCGGGGTGAGGAACGGCGCATCGGTCTCCACGAGCAGTTGCCCGTCGGGAACCAGCTTGGCCGCCTCGTGCAGCGCTCGGGCGTTGCGGAAGGTCACCGTGCCCGCGAACGAAAGCAGGTAGCCCTGCGCCACGCAGCGGCGCGCCATCTCGGCATCCCCCGAGAAGCAGTGGAACACCACCGACCTCGGCGGGCCCTCCTCCCGCAGAATCCGCAGCACGTCCTCGTGCGCGTCCCTGTCGTGGATCATGAGCGGCTTGCCCAGCCGCTTGGCGAGATCGATGTGCCAGCGAAAGGCATCCTGCTGCGCCGACGGCGGCGAGAAGTCCCAGTAGTAGTCCAGCCCGGTCTCGCCGATCGACACCACCCTCGGCGCCCGGGCCAGGCGTTCGATTTCGCGGCGCTGCGCCTCACCGAAATCCTTGGTGCGGGTCGGGTGCAACGCGACGGCACCGTACAGCCGACTGTCCCACGTGGACGCCTCGACGACCCAGCGGGCCGATGCCAGGTCGTCGGCGACCGTCACGACGGCGGCGATGCCTGCCGCCTGCGCCCTGTCCAGCGCGGCACCGAGTTCCTCGGGCGTGGTGGCGCCGCAGGCGTCCAGATGCGTGTGGGAGTCGATCGCCCGCGCCGGAAGCGGTTCCGGCGCGGGCGGCAGCTCACGTGTGCTCAATGGGAGCCCAGTCCGGCCCGGTCTCGCCCAGCTTCGGGTCGAGCTTGGCGAACAGTGGCGTCGGCTTGGCAAGCGGCCGCCCGACCTCGATCGGGACCGACTCCCAGCGAGCCTGCTCGGCCGCGTAGTCGCCGGTCAGGATGGGGTTGGTCCGGCCGGGGATGTCGAGGTCCTCGACCTCCTCCAGCCGCGGCTGCGCCGCCCACACCCCGCTGCCACCGAGCGCCTCGTGCACCTGCTGCGCCGAGTGCGGCAGGAAAGGGGTCAGCAGCGTGTTGGCGTCGGAAACCACCTGCAGCGCGGTGTGCAGCACGGTGTCTCGCCGCTGTGGGTCGTCCTTGAGCTTCCACGGCTGCTGGTCGGAGAGGTACTTGTTGGCGGCGGAGACCACCCGCATCGCCTCACTCGCGGCCTGCTTGAACCGAGACCTGCGCAGGTTTTCGCCCACGGTGTCGAACGCGGCCCTGGCCTGCGCCTTCAGCTCCTCGTCCTGCCGCGTCAGGGCACGCGGGACCGGCACGCCGCCGTTGTTCTTGTGCGCCATGGAGATCGACCGGTTGACCAGGTTGCCCCACTCGTTGGCCAACTCGAAGTTCACCCGGCGCACGAACTC encodes:
- a CDS encoding TatD family hydrolase; the encoded protein is MSTRELPPAPEPLPARAIDSHTHLDACGATTPEELGAALDRAQAAGIAAVVTVADDLASARWVVEASTWDSRLYGAVALHPTRTKDFGEAQRREIERLARAPRVVSIGETGLDYYWDFSPPSAQQDAFRWHIDLAKRLGKPLMIHDRDAHEDVLRILREEGPPRSVVFHCFSGDAEMARRCVAQGYLLSFAGTVTFRNARALHEAAKLVPDGQLLVETDAPFLTPHPFRGRPNEPYCAAYTVRGLAELRGQPVDVVAEAVRRNAERVFGLAEREAAT